In Halobacteria archaeon AArc-dxtr1, the sequence CGGCTTCGACCACCTCTCGTGTCTCACCGCCCAGCAGTACGAAGACCGGTACGAGTCGATCTACCACCTGAAGAAGTACGCCGATCCGACCCAGGAGGTCTCGATCGTCGTGCCGACATCGGTCGACGACCCGACCAGCCAGTCTGCAGAACCGGTCTTCCGAACCGCCGACTGGCACGAGCGCGAGGCGTTCGACCTCGTCGGCATCGACTACGAGGGCCACCCCGACCCTCGCCGGATCCTGCTGCCCGAGACCTGGCAGGGACACCCGCTTTCACTCGAGTACAACCAGACGAAGCCACAGGTCGTCACGCTCGCAGAGCACGCCAATCCGATCCAGCCCGACCACCGAGACGCAGCGTCAGACACGATGTTCTTGAACGTCGGCCCACACCACCCTGCGACTCACGGCGTTCTCCACATCAAGGCGGTGCTGGACGGCGAGACGGTCCTCGACGTCGATCCGGACGTCGGCTACCTCCACCGCTGCGAGGAACAGATGTGCCAGCAGGGGACCTACCGACACCAGATCATGCCCTACCCCGACCGCTGGGACTACGTTTCGGCGGGGCTGCTAAACGAGTGGGCCTACGCCCGCGCGGCGGAGGATCTGGCTGACATCGAGGTACCCGAGTACGCCCAGATCATCCGGACGATGGGTGCCGAGCTCTGTCGGATGGCCTCGCACTTCTTGGCGCTTGGCACCTTCGCGCTCGACGTCTACGGCGACTTCACTGCGATCTTCCAGTACGCCTTCCGCGACCGCGAGGTCGTCCAGGACATCCTGGAAGATCTGACGGGTCAGCGGCTGATGTTCAACTACTTCCGGCTGGGCGGGCTCGCCTGGGACCTGCCCGAACCTCGCGAGGAATTCTTCGCGAAATCCCGGGATTTCCTCGCGGAGCTCCCGGCCAAACTCGACGAGTACGAGTCGCTGTTGACCACCAACGAAATCTTCCAGATCCGCTGTGTCGACACCGGAATTATCGAACCCGAAGTCGCAAAGCAGTACGGCTGTACCGGGCCGGTCGCACGAGGTTCGGGTGTTGACTACGACCTTCGCCGGGACGATCCCTACGGCTACTACCCCGAACTCGACTGGGACGTCGTCACCGAAGACGGGATGGACAACTACTCGCGCGTGCTCGTCCGGATGCAAGAAGTCGAGGAGTCCGCAAAGATCGTCGAGCAGTGTCTCGACCTCCTCGAAGAGTGGCCCGAAGACGACCGCGAGATCCAGTCGAACGTTCCACGCACCCTCAAACCGGACGCCGGCACGGAGACCTACCGCGCCGTCGAGGGCGCGAAGGGTGAGCTGGGTATCTA encodes:
- a CDS encoding NADH-quinone oxidoreductase subunit D; the protein is MSTGLTRPAAADAGETDEEDLEALLGDRAIGRDDHLNAPGFVINPDDVQAVLSDLREEAGFDHLSCLTAQQYEDRYESIYHLKKYADPTQEVSIVVPTSVDDPTSQSAEPVFRTADWHEREAFDLVGIDYEGHPDPRRILLPETWQGHPLSLEYNQTKPQVVTLAEHANPIQPDHRDAASDTMFLNVGPHHPATHGVLHIKAVLDGETVLDVDPDVGYLHRCEEQMCQQGTYRHQIMPYPDRWDYVSAGLLNEWAYARAAEDLADIEVPEYAQIIRTMGAELCRMASHFLALGTFALDVYGDFTAIFQYAFRDREVVQDILEDLTGQRLMFNYFRLGGLAWDLPEPREEFFAKSRDFLAELPAKLDEYESLLTTNEIFQIRCVDTGIIEPEVAKQYGCTGPVARGSGVDYDLRRDDPYGYYPELDWDVVTEDGMDNYSRVLVRMQEVEESAKIVEQCLDLLEEWPEDDREIQSNVPRTLKPDAGTETYRAVEGAKGELGIYIRSDGTDKPARFKIRSPCFHNLSALEQMVEGEYIPDLIASLGSLDIVLGEVDR